A stretch of Paenibacillus mucilaginosus 3016 DNA encodes these proteins:
- a CDS encoding RNA polymerase sigma factor, translated as MTDSQLIREIKDGNVQLYDELMRRYERKILAFIFHMLKSSQMESLAEDLCNETFYKAYRSLHSFREVEATFSTWLYTIARNTVLSELRKHKNTKVSLEQSGYTPTTSIETLPEQTVLRNEKVSLVRDAINNLPEKQRSALILREYDQLDYQEIANILGQTVSSVKSLLFRARASVKLQLEPYFLEPIFEEYEGMNGR; from the coding sequence ATGACCGATTCCCAGTTGATTCGTGAGATCAAAGACGGCAACGTCCAACTATATGATGAACTCATGCGCCGTTACGAGCGCAAGATTCTCGCTTTTATTTTTCATATGCTCAAGAGCTCCCAGATGGAGTCGCTTGCGGAGGACCTGTGCAACGAGACGTTCTACAAGGCCTACCGCAGTCTGCACTCGTTCCGGGAAGTGGAGGCCACCTTCTCCACCTGGCTCTACACCATTGCTCGCAATACGGTGCTCAGTGAGCTGCGCAAGCATAAGAATACGAAGGTTTCTTTGGAGCAAAGCGGCTATACGCCTACCACGTCGATTGAAACGCTGCCGGAGCAGACGGTCCTTCGCAACGAGAAGGTATCTCTGGTCCGGGATGCGATCAACAACCTGCCGGAGAAGCAGCGTTCCGCGCTGATTCTGCGGGAATACGACCAGCTCGACTACCAGGAGATTGCGAACATACTCGGCCAGACGGTCAGTTCCGTGAAATCTTTGTTATTCCGGGCCCGGGCCAGCGTGAAGCTTCAGTTGGAACCATACTTTCTTGAACCTATCTTTGAGGAGTATGAGGGGATGAATGGCAGATGA
- a CDS encoding anti-sigma factor family protein — MKCEDIHEWLGVYWDLPENDPNRESVDRHIHSCPDCAEEFEIWQESTELIRSAAGQEELPGPAVSVSSNVMSRIYADESWRVPVGEKLYDFSGKLRRNLTALVGLSIAAFLFTFFLSLNGDPAPQTGLVKEASIFGRIGDPIAASSGQESMNVRSMPTAVASLKGFNEPFMYSVGPIHTVRDYLLFISLLGLTATLLTMNWLFRTRK, encoded by the coding sequence ATGAAGTGTGAAGACATCCATGAATGGCTCGGCGTATACTGGGACCTGCCCGAGAACGATCCGAACCGCGAGAGCGTAGACCGGCATATTCACAGCTGTCCGGATTGCGCGGAGGAATTTGAGATTTGGCAGGAGAGCACGGAGCTGATCCGTTCGGCTGCAGGGCAGGAGGAGCTTCCGGGGCCTGCGGTATCCGTATCTTCGAATGTCATGAGCCGCATTTATGCGGACGAGTCCTGGCGGGTGCCGGTAGGGGAGAAGCTGTATGACTTCTCGGGAAAGCTGCGCCGCAACCTGACCGCTCTGGTCGGCCTCAGTATCGCCGCCTTCCTGTTCACCTTCTTCCTCTCGCTGAACGGGGACCCGGCACCGCAGACGGGGCTGGTGAAGGAAGCATCGATTTTCGGCCGGATCGGGGATCCGATCGCAGCCTCCTCCGGACAGGAGTCGATGAATGTGCGCTCCATGCCGACGGCGGTAGCCTCGCTGAAGGGGTTCAACGAACCGTTCATGTACTCGGTCGGACCGATTCATACCGTACGGGATTATCTGCTGTTCATATCCCTGCTGGGATTAACAGCCACGCTGCTGACCATGAACTGGCTGTTCCGTACGCGCAAGTAA
- a CDS encoding histidine phosphatase family protein, translating to MTILGLIRHGTTEWNLEGRMQGQMDTPLAEVGRMQARLLAKRLQGEAWDGILCSDLIRARETAETISQVTGIPLLGTDQRLRERAFGELEGTTVADRVARWGENWREQDLGMEKDEDLLARWNAFLLDTEREHAGKRLLIVSHGGYIAPVLARFLGRTIDEHLKNTSLTVVERLEAQWSCSLLNCTLHLKELEEGAVG from the coding sequence ATGACGATTCTTGGATTGATCCGGCACGGCACGACGGAATGGAATCTCGAAGGCCGGATGCAGGGGCAGATGGACACGCCGCTCGCCGAAGTGGGCCGGATGCAGGCCCGTCTGCTGGCCAAGCGGCTGCAGGGGGAGGCATGGGACGGCATCCTCTGCAGCGATCTGATCCGTGCGCGGGAGACCGCCGAGACGATCTCGCAGGTGACCGGCATCCCGCTGCTCGGCACCGATCAGCGATTGAGGGAACGGGCGTTCGGAGAGCTGGAGGGGACGACGGTCGCGGACCGGGTGGCCCGCTGGGGGGAGAACTGGCGGGAGCAGGATCTTGGCATGGAGAAGGATGAAGACCTGCTTGCCCGGTGGAACGCCTTCCTGCTGGATACCGAACGTGAGCATGCCGGGAAGCGGCTTCTCATCGTGAGCCACGGAGGCTATATTGCTCCGGTGCTCGCCCGGTTCCTCGGGCGGACGATCGACGAGCACTTGAAGAATACGTCGCTGACGGTCGTGGAACGGCTGGAGGCACAGTGGAGCTGCAGTCTTCTGAACTGCACGCTGCATCTGAAGGAACTGGAAGAAGGGGCGGTGGGCTGA
- a CDS encoding gamma carbonic anhydrase family protein, protein MLHSYNGIHPKVHPTVFLAPGVQIIGDVEIGEGASIWYNTVLRGDLAPIRIGRRTNIQDGCIGHVNTDQPLMIEDEVSVGHGAIIHGCRVGKGTLIGMGAIVLNGANIGEYALIGAGSLITENKTVPPFTLSLGSPARTVRELTEADLARMKRTMESYCVKGEEYRRG, encoded by the coding sequence ATGCTGCACAGCTACAACGGAATCCATCCGAAGGTTCACCCTACGGTGTTCCTGGCACCAGGGGTACAGATTATCGGGGACGTCGAGATCGGAGAAGGAGCCAGCATCTGGTACAATACGGTGCTGCGCGGAGATCTGGCTCCGATCCGCATCGGAAGGCGGACGAACATCCAGGACGGCTGCATCGGTCATGTCAACACGGATCAGCCGCTGATGATTGAAGATGAGGTATCGGTAGGGCATGGAGCGATCATCCACGGGTGCCGAGTAGGTAAAGGCACATTAATCGGGATGGGGGCGATTGTCCTTAACGGTGCCAATATCGGTGAATATGCTTTAATAGGAGCGGGTTCGCTCATCACCGAGAACAAGACGGTCCCGCCGTTTACGCTCTCCCTGGGCTCTCCGGCCCGGACTGTCCGTGAGCTGACGGAGGCAGATCTTGCACGGATGAAGCGGACGATGGAAAGTTATTGTGTCAAGGGCGAGGAGTACCGTAGAGGTTAG
- a CDS encoding IDEAL domain-containing protein, protein MGKMNVTGDMMLSLFAEMVLDEAVRSYKEKTLTQEIDQALAMGDEASFIALTTELNSLRALGQ, encoded by the coding sequence ATGGGCAAAATGAATGTGACTGGGGATATGATGCTTAGCTTGTTCGCCGAGATGGTACTGGATGAAGCGGTTCGCAGCTACAAGGAAAAGACGCTGACGCAGGAGATCGATCAAGCATTGGCGATGGGAGACGAAGCCTCCTTCATTGCCCTGACGACCGAACTGAATTCACTGCGCGCTTTGGGGCAATAG
- a CDS encoding DUF2487 family protein, producing the protein MKFSEINEGQWEELRPYLDTCLLPVTGLSGAESPWKAARELEHLRDALDLLEIPFKGRTVTYPALHFTPAGDTENIRSLLLQVCSGLRSEGFRYVVLVTAQPEEAISTEVLEAGGADRILRVTPQQLQQAGAEAKREAAGLMTGLWNPAQVLVKHV; encoded by the coding sequence ATGAAATTCAGTGAGATCAATGAAGGGCAGTGGGAGGAGCTGCGCCCTTACCTGGATACCTGCCTCCTGCCGGTGACCGGTCTGTCGGGGGCCGAGTCCCCTTGGAAGGCCGCGAGGGAGCTGGAGCATCTCCGCGATGCGCTGGACCTGCTCGAGATTCCGTTCAAGGGACGGACCGTTACATACCCGGCGCTGCACTTCACCCCGGCCGGAGATACGGAGAACATCCGCAGCCTGCTGCTGCAGGTATGCTCGGGGCTGCGAAGCGAGGGCTTCCGGTATGTGGTCCTGGTCACCGCCCAGCCGGAGGAGGCGATCTCCACCGAGGTGCTGGAGGCGGGAGGAGCGGACCGGATTCTCCGCGTCACGCCGCAGCAGCTGCAGCAGGCGGGGGCGGAAGCGAAGCGGGAGGCCGCCGGACTGATGACGGGTCTCTGGAATCCGGCCCAGGTCCTTGTGAAGCATGTATGA
- a CDS encoding ubiquinol-cytochrome c reductase iron-sulfur subunit yields the protein MNDRTNQESQRHGEKPVKRREMSRRQFLSYTLGGAGAFMGAGMIVPMVRFAVDPVLQPKSQADWVKVVEEAQVTEVPKSFKFKVHQVDGWYESDPELEAWIAKGKDGKVFALNPTCKHLGCTVNWNGSPEHKDEYYCPCHGAHYTADGKNLAVAPLPLDEYEVKIEQGFVYLGQLGPNKRV from the coding sequence ATGAACGATCGCACGAATCAAGAATCGCAGCGTCATGGCGAGAAACCGGTTAAGCGTCGCGAAATGTCCAGACGCCAGTTTCTTTCCTACACCCTCGGTGGAGCGGGAGCTTTCATGGGTGCAGGCATGATTGTTCCGATGGTTCGGTTCGCAGTGGATCCGGTCCTTCAGCCTAAATCCCAAGCGGATTGGGTGAAGGTTGTGGAAGAAGCCCAAGTAACCGAAGTACCAAAATCCTTCAAATTCAAAGTGCATCAGGTCGACGGCTGGTACGAGAGCGACCCTGAGCTTGAAGCTTGGATTGCAAAAGGCAAGGACGGCAAGGTTTTCGCGCTCAATCCGACCTGTAAACATCTTGGCTGCACAGTGAACTGGAACGGTAGCCCGGAGCACAAGGATGAGTATTATTGCCCTTGTCACGGCGCACATTATACGGCCGACGGGAAGAACCTGGCTGTCGCACCGCTGCCGCTCGATGAGTATGAAGTAAAAATCGAACAGGGCTTTGTATACCTCGGTCAGCTCGGTCCGAACAAACGGGTGTAA
- the qcrB gene encoding menaquinol-cytochrome c reductase cytochrome b subunit, which yields MFKNVYNWIDERLDITPIWRDVADHEVPEHVNPAHHFSAFVYCFGGLTFFITVIQILSGMFLTMYYVPDIINAYASVDYLQHKVAFGVIVRGMHHWGASLVIVMMFLHTLRVFFTGSYKAPREMNWVVGMLIFFVMLGLGLTGYLLPWDNKAYFATSVTLKIVESAPYIGPYAKTFLQGGEIVGAQTLTRFFALHVFFLPGALLALLAGHFFMIRKQGISGPL from the coding sequence ATGTTTAAAAACGTCTATAACTGGATCGACGAACGTCTGGATATCACGCCGATATGGAGAGACGTTGCGGACCACGAAGTGCCCGAGCACGTTAACCCGGCTCATCACTTCTCCGCATTCGTTTATTGTTTCGGTGGATTGACGTTCTTTATCACGGTTATCCAAATCTTGTCCGGTATGTTCCTTACCATGTACTACGTTCCGGACATTATCAACGCTTATGCAAGCGTAGACTACCTGCAGCATAAGGTAGCCTTCGGCGTAATCGTGCGCGGCATGCACCACTGGGGTGCCAGCTTGGTTATCGTCATGATGTTCTTACATACCCTCCGCGTATTCTTCACGGGTTCTTACAAGGCGCCCCGCGAGATGAACTGGGTCGTAGGTATGCTTATTTTCTTTGTCATGCTGGGTCTGGGTCTCACCGGCTACCTGCTTCCTTGGGACAACAAGGCTTACTTCGCTACGAGCGTTACGCTGAAGATCGTAGAGTCCGCACCTTATATCGGTCCTTACGCGAAGACGTTCCTGCAGGGCGGCGAGATCGTCGGCGCACAGACACTGACGAGATTCTTCGCACTGCACGTGTTCTTCCTGCCGGGAGCGCTGCTTGCCCTGCTCGCCGGACACTTCTTCATGATCCGCAAGCAAGGGATCTCCGGCCCGCTCTAA
- a CDS encoding menaquinol-cytochrome c reductase cytochrome b/c subunit, whose product MAHGPNKDEKIVFVGDSRVRAKASTLIPQDFSAYPGKSEVFIPNFLLKEWMVGVVVLCGILALVMSEAAPLGYPADPTNTQFIPMPDWYFLFMYQLLKYPYTSDQFIVLGTLGVPGILFGGLMLAPFLDTGPERRFYKRPIASTLMFLGLIAVTYLTVVSWSHYQHELKEKNIIPEHIKREEEMHASKGTAGGEGGGAKKPAASAAAIVAPDDPAAAIYQKSTCIACHGGDLKGMPSAKIPALRGVGDAHDKAAILGIMKNGVGNMPAQYDANISKGLTEADLDKLADWLAKQKAAQ is encoded by the coding sequence GTGGCTCACGGTCCTAATAAAGATGAAAAAATCGTGTTTGTCGGGGATTCGCGTGTTCGTGCCAAAGCGTCCACGCTGATTCCTCAAGACTTTTCGGCATACCCCGGAAAATCGGAAGTCTTCATTCCGAACTTCCTGCTGAAAGAGTGGATGGTTGGTGTTGTGGTGCTCTGCGGCATCCTGGCACTGGTCATGTCCGAAGCGGCTCCGCTCGGCTACCCGGCGGATCCGACCAACACCCAGTTCATTCCGATGCCGGACTGGTACTTCCTGTTCATGTACCAGCTCCTGAAGTATCCGTATACATCGGATCAATTTATCGTACTGGGTACGCTGGGTGTTCCAGGGATTCTGTTCGGCGGTCTCATGCTGGCGCCATTCCTGGATACCGGTCCGGAAAGACGCTTCTACAAGCGTCCGATTGCTTCGACCCTGATGTTCCTCGGCCTGATTGCAGTTACGTATCTGACCGTCGTTTCATGGTCCCACTACCAGCATGAGCTCAAGGAGAAGAACATTATTCCTGAGCACATCAAGCGGGAAGAGGAAATGCATGCAAGCAAAGGGACTGCCGGCGGTGAAGGCGGCGGTGCCAAGAAGCCGGCTGCCTCGGCGGCGGCGATCGTGGCTCCGGATGATCCGGCTGCGGCGATCTACCAGAAGTCGACTTGCATCGCCTGCCACGGCGGCGACCTTAAGGGTATGCCATCGGCGAAGATCCCTGCGCTTCGCGGCGTAGGCGACGCCCATGATAAGGCGGCGATCCTTGGCATCATGAAGAATGGCGTAGGCAACATGCCTGCCCAGTATGATGCAAACATCAGCAAAGGTCTGACCGAAGCGGATCTCGACAAGCTGGCGGATTGGCTCGCGAAGCAAAAAGCAGCACAATAA
- a CDS encoding DUF1405 domain-containing protein, translating into MSWFRWSYWFSREFLTSGLMLWGLFWTNLLGTIYGYQWYAKQLVYTAGEMNLGFLLPFVPDSPTASLFFTLFLWFLIRDKRRGAEGAGQSRVSPWRGFVEVFALVTSFKYGIWAVAMIWAAAYQGEAPVWQDWMLTFSHLGMAAEALLYAGLYRYRWLSILPVACWVVLNEAVDYGFGVYPWLPGVLEDDLAEIASFTLGLSLAGIALAVLLWWFRARRVPLQGGRKAV; encoded by the coding sequence TTGTCCTGGTTTCGGTGGTCCTATTGGTTTTCAAGAGAGTTTTTAACGAGCGGTCTGATGCTCTGGGGGTTGTTCTGGACCAACCTGCTCGGAACGATATACGGGTACCAGTGGTATGCCAAGCAGCTTGTATATACCGCAGGGGAGATGAATTTGGGCTTCCTCCTGCCCTTTGTACCGGACAGTCCGACGGCGAGCCTCTTCTTCACGCTGTTCCTCTGGTTCCTGATCCGTGACAAGCGGAGGGGAGCGGAAGGGGCCGGGCAGAGCCGGGTAAGTCCTTGGAGAGGCTTCGTCGAGGTGTTTGCCCTGGTGACTTCCTTCAAATACGGGATCTGGGCTGTGGCGATGATCTGGGCGGCCGCCTACCAGGGGGAAGCTCCGGTATGGCAGGATTGGATGCTGACCTTCTCGCATCTGGGGATGGCGGCCGAAGCGCTGCTGTACGCGGGTCTTTACCGCTACCGCTGGCTGTCTATTCTCCCGGTCGCCTGCTGGGTGGTGCTGAACGAAGCCGTCGATTACGGGTTCGGCGTGTATCCGTGGCTGCCCGGTGTGCTGGAAGATGACCTGGCGGAGATCGCTTCGTTCACCCTGGGACTCAGTCTGGCGGGGATTGCCCTCGCCGTTCTCCTGTGGTGGTTCAGAGCGAGGAGAGTGCCTCTGCAGGGGGGAAGAAAAGCGGTCTAA
- a CDS encoding sporulation protein YpjB, giving the protein MTVFGDRRGRRVGFLLLLAAVCLLGTSCASGRGKETPPQPQLSEAQRQQAELLNQSAEELYQKALQGDVSGSRTSLIQISDLTTGLTFEGLTTVEGMNALTQTITEAKKVFQAVRYQPAEGQVSAAKLRLAADALIHKNQPLWLQHYKTLQEDVNALEKSAAEGSREALRQSAADLREHIGLLHPSLLISRDGADVAKLDSLVSFVGTQTDGSAEHFRNVQNAAAPLRQTIDKLFMKKEATAYLPYPEPPHPILWTTAFGSVILAALAFAGWRLSKKDGGLTTVRRGGEETF; this is encoded by the coding sequence ATGACGGTGTTCGGTGACCGGAGAGGAAGAAGAGTCGGTTTCTTGCTCCTGCTGGCGGCGGTCTGCCTGCTTGGGACAAGCTGTGCGTCCGGCAGAGGGAAGGAGACCCCCCCGCAGCCGCAGCTGTCGGAGGCACAGAGGCAGCAGGCCGAGCTGCTGAATCAATCGGCGGAAGAATTGTACCAGAAGGCACTGCAGGGGGATGTGAGCGGCAGTCGTACCTCGCTGATCCAGATCAGCGATCTGACGACCGGTCTGACGTTCGAGGGGCTGACCACGGTCGAAGGCATGAATGCGCTGACGCAGACGATTACCGAAGCGAAGAAGGTGTTTCAGGCGGTCCGCTATCAACCGGCCGAAGGGCAGGTGTCGGCGGCGAAGCTGAGGCTGGCTGCGGATGCGCTGATCCATAAGAACCAGCCGCTCTGGCTGCAGCATTACAAGACGCTTCAGGAAGATGTGAATGCCCTGGAGAAGTCGGCGGCCGAAGGCAGCCGGGAGGCTCTGCGGCAGAGTGCTGCAGACCTGAGGGAGCACATCGGACTGCTTCATCCATCCCTGCTCATCTCAAGAGACGGGGCGGATGTGGCCAAACTGGACTCGCTGGTTTCGTTTGTCGGCACGCAAACGGACGGCAGCGCCGAGCACTTCCGGAATGTACAGAATGCCGCCGCTCCGCTGAGACAGACGATCGACAAGCTGTTTATGAAGAAGGAGGCCACGGCCTATCTTCCTTACCCGGAGCCGCCCCACCCGATCCTTTGGACAACGGCGTTCGGTTCGGTGATCCTCGCGGCGCTGGCCTTTGCCGGATGGAGGCTCTCGAAGAAGGACGGAGGTCTGACCACCGTCCGCCGGGGGGGAGAGGAGACCTTCTAG
- a CDS encoding YitT family protein produces the protein MPQVQHLLKTIVPILFGTAIYAFGLHYFVISNELMEGGVTGVALLLNYIFGLQPSVSTLLLNIPLFFVGWRLLGRAPMLYTIIGTMSVSFFLWIMELLISAGWLVPFRTEHDLFLVSAYAGVTLGTGLGIVFRYGGTTGGADIVARIANKWKGVSIGRTILMIDVVVIGLSVFFLPIEKILYTFVAVFIASKLIDVLIEGSYATQAFTIISNRSEEVAAVITKELDRGATIFPAFGAYSNQPKNVIYCVVSRTEMKRLKDLVHSIDPLAFLIITKVHDVVGEGFKPNG, from the coding sequence ATGCCACAAGTCCAACATCTGCTCAAAACCATCGTTCCCATTCTGTTCGGAACGGCCATCTACGCGTTCGGTCTTCATTATTTCGTTATCTCCAACGAGCTGATGGAGGGCGGCGTCACCGGTGTCGCGCTGCTGCTTAACTACATCTTCGGCCTGCAGCCCTCCGTGTCGACGCTCTTGCTTAACATTCCGCTCTTCTTCGTCGGCTGGCGGCTGCTGGGCCGGGCTCCGATGCTCTATACGATCATCGGCACGATGTCGGTGTCGTTCTTCCTGTGGATCATGGAGCTCCTGATCTCGGCCGGCTGGCTCGTTCCGTTCAGGACGGAGCATGATCTCTTCCTTGTGTCCGCATATGCTGGCGTCACCCTGGGCACCGGCCTCGGCATTGTGTTCCGGTACGGTGGAACGACCGGCGGAGCCGATATCGTGGCGCGGATCGCCAACAAGTGGAAGGGCGTGAGCATCGGCCGTACCATTCTCATGATCGATGTGGTCGTCATCGGCCTCTCCGTCTTCTTTTTGCCTATCGAGAAAATCCTGTACACCTTCGTCGCCGTCTTCATCGCTTCCAAGCTGATCGATGTGCTCATCGAGGGTTCGTATGCGACCCAGGCATTCACCATTATCTCCAACCGGTCCGAAGAAGTGGCCGCCGTCATTACCAAAGAGCTGGACCGGGGGGCCACCATCTTTCCTGCATTCGGAGCCTATTCGAATCAGCCGAAGAACGTCATCTACTGCGTCGTATCCCGGACCGAAATGAAAAGGCTTAAAGACCTCGTCCACTCGATCGATCCCCTCGCGTTTCTCATTATCACGAAGGTGCACGACGTCGTAGGCGAAGGCTTCAAGCCTAACGGGTAA
- a CDS encoding nucleotide pyrophosphohydrolase, translating into MSEKTLKDLQGEVHEYISQFKEGYFQPLTMLARMSEEVGELAREVNHRFGEKPKKPDEEDNSIELELGDILFITICFANSLGIDLAEAHDKVMHKFRTRDANRWTKINTEPEA; encoded by the coding sequence ATGTCCGAGAAGACACTGAAAGACCTCCAGGGCGAGGTCCACGAATACATATCGCAGTTCAAAGAAGGGTACTTCCAGCCGCTTACCATGCTGGCCCGGATGTCCGAGGAAGTCGGGGAGCTGGCCCGCGAGGTCAACCACCGGTTCGGGGAGAAGCCGAAGAAGCCGGACGAAGAGGATAACTCCATCGAGCTTGAGCTCGGCGACATTCTCTTCATTACGATCTGCTTTGCCAATTCCCTGGGGATCGACCTGGCCGAAGCGCATGACAAGGTGATGCATAAATTCCGCACCCGGGATGCCAATCGCTGGACGAAAATCAACACCGAACCCGAAGCCTGA
- a CDS encoding tetratricopeptide repeat protein, protein MDGETAIRKAYESILKHDFEQAVAWFEQAITLDPGKAAYHYKLSITYARSNKLEKAIEHAQQAVDLDGRDEHYAFHLQHLQAKRLLFTAEKLFDEPEERLWLAVELLKEAVELDPLSVEGFLLLGMAYHRLGEYAQALRSIKELLKLDPQHTIGRRLSADYEQKWKQYMKNATLRGMLAERNENSHE, encoded by the coding sequence ATGGACGGCGAAACGGCGATTCGTAAAGCGTACGAATCGATACTGAAGCATGATTTCGAGCAGGCGGTCGCATGGTTCGAACAGGCCATCACGCTGGATCCGGGCAAAGCCGCTTATCATTATAAGCTGTCGATTACGTATGCCAGAAGCAACAAGCTGGAGAAAGCAATCGAGCACGCGCAGCAGGCGGTGGACCTGGACGGCCGCGACGAGCATTATGCATTCCACCTGCAGCATCTTCAGGCCAAACGGCTGCTCTTCACTGCCGAGAAGCTGTTCGATGAGCCGGAGGAGCGCCTCTGGCTGGCTGTGGAGCTGCTGAAGGAAGCGGTGGAGCTCGACCCGCTGTCGGTGGAGGGCTTTCTGCTGCTGGGTATGGCGTATCACCGGCTGGGCGAGTACGCACAGGCGCTCCGCAGCATCAAGGAGCTGCTGAAGCTGGACCCCCAGCACACGATCGGCCGCAGACTTTCTGCAGACTATGAGCAAAAATGGAAACAATACATGAAGAACGCAACCCTTCGGGGGATGCTGGCCGAAAGGAACGAGAACTCTCATGAATGA
- the dapB gene encoding 4-hydroxy-tetrahydrodipicolinate reductase, whose amino-acid sequence MNEIITVAVAGASGRMGREVVKMVLGDPALKLAAAVSRSAAGQDAGRMAGLDSCGVEVKSDLESALAETRPDVLVDFTTPHSAVAHTRLAIEYGVRPVMGTTGYTPEDIEELDKLCRDKGIGGLIAPNFSIGAILMMKFAAEAAKYMPHLEIIEYHGDQKLDAPSGTAVKTAELISEARQELRQGNPDEKETIEGSRGGYYNGFRIHSVRLPGVFAQQEVVFGAFGQTLKIRHDSYDRAGYMPGVNTAVKKVMTHTGLVYGFEHYMD is encoded by the coding sequence ATGAATGAAATCATAACGGTAGCGGTGGCCGGCGCCAGCGGACGCATGGGTCGCGAAGTAGTTAAGATGGTGCTGGGCGACCCGGCGCTGAAGCTGGCGGCGGCGGTTTCCCGCTCTGCAGCGGGACAGGATGCCGGCCGCATGGCAGGGCTTGACTCCTGCGGCGTCGAAGTGAAGAGCGATCTGGAGTCGGCACTGGCCGAGACCCGGCCCGACGTGCTGGTCGACTTTACGACACCGCATTCGGCTGTGGCCCACACCCGTCTGGCCATTGAGTATGGCGTACGTCCCGTTATGGGAACGACAGGATACACTCCGGAGGATATCGAAGAGCTGGACAAGCTGTGCCGGGACAAGGGAATCGGCGGGCTCATCGCTCCGAACTTCTCTATCGGCGCCATCCTGATGATGAAATTCGCCGCTGAGGCGGCCAAATATATGCCGCATCTTGAAATTATCGAGTACCACGGCGACCAGAAGCTTGATGCTCCATCGGGAACGGCCGTGAAGACGGCGGAGCTGATCTCCGAGGCGAGACAGGAACTCCGGCAGGGTAATCCGGATGAGAAGGAAACGATCGAAGGCTCGCGGGGCGGGTACTACAACGGATTCCGTATACATAGCGTAAGGCTTCCGGGCGTATTCGCCCAGCAGGAAGTGGTGTTCGGGGCCTTTGGGCAGACCCTGAAGATCCGTCACGACTCCTACGACCGTGCCGGCTATATGCCCGGTGTGAACACGGCCGTCAAGAAAGTCATGACCCATACCGGGCTGGTATATGGATTCGAGCATTACATGGACTAG
- the mgsA gene encoding methylglyoxal synthase → MKIALIAHDRKKDEMVNFVTAYETVFEHHELYATGTTGTRIMENTKLNVHRFMSGPLGGDQQIGALVATNEMDLIIFLRDPLMAQPHEPDIIALLRLCDVQGIPCATNIATAEILVKALDRGDFAWRELVHKYKPGIDQ, encoded by the coding sequence ATGAAAATCGCACTGATCGCGCATGACCGCAAGAAAGACGAGATGGTGAATTTCGTCACCGCGTATGAGACGGTGTTCGAGCATCACGAGCTGTATGCTACGGGGACGACGGGCACCCGGATTATGGAGAACACGAAGCTGAACGTTCACCGGTTCATGTCGGGGCCGCTCGGCGGCGACCAGCAGATCGGGGCGCTTGTCGCCACCAATGAAATGGATCTGATCATCTTCCTTCGGGATCCGCTGATGGCACAGCCCCACGAGCCGGATATCATCGCGCTGCTTCGCCTGTGCGACGTGCAGGGCATTCCGTGCGCGACGAATATCGCAACGGCCGAAATTCTGGTGAAGGCGCTGGACCGGGGAGATTTCGCCTGGAGGGAGCTTGTACATAAATATAAGCCGGGGATCGACCAATGA